One segment of Solanum stenotomum isolate F172 chromosome 1, ASM1918654v1, whole genome shotgun sequence DNA contains the following:
- the LOC125864595 gene encoding uncharacterized protein LOC125864595 yields MELWEKMMDPMRKAWSRVSTRIHIRKIGHVKLHRDVRKCEYEDVQILWDMLKKNEKGSVASKSPSGRKKVQFWDIIDWTKRAPFICRSV; encoded by the exons ATGGAGTTGTGGGAGAAGATGATGGATCCTATGCGCAAAGCTTGGAGTAGAGTTTCTACACGTATTCACATTCGTAAAATTG GACATGTAAAGCTACACCGTGATGTGAGGAAATGTGAATATGAAGATGTTCAAATTTTGTGGGATATGCTGAAAAAGAACGAAAAAGGATCAGTTGCTTCTAAATCTCCTTCTGGACGCAAAAAAGTTCAATTTTGGGATATTATTGATTGGACTAAACGTGCTCCCTTCATTTGTCGTAGCGTGTGA
- the LOC125864388 gene encoding protein SYM1-like produces the protein MGIDHLVKLAKRSIIQQSKHRLIFNNSISESNFVSHYQQCRVYSARSMNTSATKISKTHFFSFPFSIRNSTPSSASAKTRIGFLAWYLGALESRPIITKSISSAVIFAAADVTSQMITMTPSDSLDIIRTLRMAGYALIILGTAQHQWFNFMGRVLPKRDVVSTLKKLLLGNFVYGPVINSAFFSFNAALQGENGEEIAARLKRDLIPTMTNGLMYWPLCDFLTYKVVPVHLQPLVNSSFSYAWTIYLTYVANLKKVSD, from the exons ATGGGGATCGATCATCTTGTTAAATTAGCAAAACGCAGCATAATTCAACAATCGAAGCATCGTTTAATCTTCAATAATTCAATTTCTGAGTCCAATTTTGTTTCTCATTATCAACAATGCAGAGTTTACTCTGCTCGATCTATGAACACTTCAGCTACTAAAATCTCTAAAACCCATTTCTTTTCGTTTCCGTTTTCTATTCGGAACTCAACTCCATCTTCAGCTTCTGCGAAAACACGTATTGGATTCTTGGCGTGGTATTTGGGAGCTCTTGAGTCTCGTCCGATTATCACGAAATCTATTTCTTCTGCTGTTATATTTGCTGCTGCTGATGTTACTTCTCAG ATGATTACGATGACACCTTCAGATTCTCTAGATATAATAAGGACTCTGCGAATGGCTGGTTATGCATTGATCATCTTAGGAACAGCACAACATCAGTGGTTTAACTTTATGGGGAGAGTATTACCAAAGAGAGATGTTGTTTCTACCTTGAAGAAATTGTTGCTAGGGAATTTCGTTTATGGGCCCGTCATTAATTCTGCTTTCTTCTCTTTCAATGCAGCTCTACAAG GTGAAAATGGAGAGGAAATCGCTGCAAGATTGAAACGAGACCTGATCCCGACAATGACTAATGGACTTATGTACTGGCCATTGTGTGATTTCTTGACATATAAAGTAGTCCCTGTCCATTTGCAG CCATTGGTTAATAGTTCATTTTCATATGCGTGGACAATATATTTGACGTACGTTGCAAATTTGAAGAAAGTTTCTGATTAA